Proteins from one Listeria innocua genomic window:
- a CDS encoding magnesium transporter CorA family protein translates to MHQIFKSDENGKLIELEEVTRNCWINIVAPTSEEINKIADNYEIPLEFLEDPLDKDESARIERDDDSDSVLIVCDFPVVDEDDIHYASFETIPMGIIITKDYFITICTIDSSIVQSFIRNRIKGFYTHMKTRFALQILYMISTTFLRHLKRLNRQTDEIEKELHESMKNKQLYDLMGIEKSLVYFVTALKSNKVVLDKMMRQNIVKMYEEDQDLLEDVIIENRQGIEMAEVHSNILSGMMDAYASIISNNMNIVMKFLTSFTIILTIPTMVFSFYGMNVKLPFMETPLAWILTLGFAFGIAGALAIVFWRRKFF, encoded by the coding sequence ATGCATCAAATTTTCAAATCAGATGAAAACGGCAAATTAATTGAATTAGAAGAAGTAACACGCAACTGTTGGATTAATATCGTTGCCCCTACTTCAGAAGAAATTAATAAAATTGCCGATAACTATGAAATCCCTTTGGAGTTCTTAGAAGATCCATTAGATAAAGATGAAAGTGCTCGTATTGAACGCGATGATGATTCAGATTCCGTTTTAATCGTCTGTGACTTTCCAGTAGTTGATGAAGATGATATTCATTACGCTTCATTTGAAACGATTCCGATGGGGATTATTATTACAAAGGACTACTTTATTACGATTTGTACGATTGATTCTTCTATTGTACAATCATTTATTAGAAACCGTATTAAAGGCTTTTATACGCACATGAAAACACGATTTGCCTTACAAATTCTATATATGATTTCAACTACGTTCCTGCGTCACTTAAAACGCTTGAACCGCCAAACAGATGAAATCGAAAAAGAACTACATGAATCCATGAAAAATAAACAGCTTTATGATTTAATGGGAATTGAAAAAAGTTTAGTTTACTTTGTAACAGCCCTTAAATCGAATAAAGTCGTACTCGATAAAATGATGCGTCAAAATATCGTTAAAATGTACGAGGAAGATCAAGACTTACTAGAAGATGTTATTATTGAAAATCGTCAGGGAATCGAAATGGCGGAAGTTCACTCGAATATTTTAAGTGGGATGATGGATGCTTATGCTTCAATTATCTCCAACAATATGAATATCGTGATGAAATTTCTCACTTCTTTTACTATCATTTTGACGATTCCGACGATGGTTTTTAGTTTTTATGGAATGAACGTGAAATTACCGTTTATGGAAACACCTTTAGCTTGGATATTAACGCTTGGTTTTGCTTTTGGGATTGCCGGAGCGCTTGCGATTGTATTCTGGCGGAGGAAATTCTTTTAA
- a CDS encoding malate dehydrogenase yields MPSKKKKIVVIGRSNLQNLYIHTILLKKLPAEIYLIDEQAKTSVQDFEYASYYHSSATVNTGTFNECRSADLVLFFQEEMSNESFSNEDNLALIKEKVKKMMATGFQGIVLVATAESNIVASLIKHFSGLPANQIITPGTMLATSYFQVEIAKLFKISPKNVHGYIIGESTQDVIPVWSRAFLGGKPILSYLAEEQKRITSDDLQNLTNMITKIPDFPVETKDSCSFRFSTVTVLAELTEVILRDEARVLTVGVEVKEAYGLERPVFVSVPAVVGAEGVRELLELNLSDDEQKELKRITTKTTEKLGLLHNKGGIS; encoded by the coding sequence ATTCTTTTAAAAAAACTACCCGCTGAGATTTACTTAATAGATGAACAAGCTAAAACAAGTGTGCAAGACTTTGAATATGCGAGCTACTATCATTCTTCAGCAACCGTTAACACAGGAACCTTTAATGAATGTCGAAGTGCGGATCTCGTCCTTTTTTTTCAAGAAGAAATGTCAAATGAGTCTTTCTCAAATGAAGATAATTTAGCATTAATCAAAGAAAAAGTGAAGAAGATGATGGCGACTGGTTTTCAAGGAATAGTGTTAGTGGCGACTGCCGAAAGTAATATTGTTGCTTCCTTAATTAAACATTTTTCTGGCTTACCAGCAAATCAAATTATTACACCTGGCACCATGCTAGCAACTTCTTATTTTCAAGTAGAAATTGCTAAACTATTTAAAATCAGTCCTAAAAACGTGCATGGCTATATTATTGGAGAGAGTACTCAGGATGTCATTCCCGTTTGGAGTCGAGCCTTCCTTGGTGGCAAACCGATTTTAAGTTATTTAGCCGAAGAACAAAAAAGAATCACATCGGATGATTTACAAAATTTAACAAACATGATTACAAAAATTCCTGATTTTCCTGTTGAAACTAAAGATAGCTGTAGCTTCCGCTTTAGTACTGTAACTGTGCTCGCTGAATTAACAGAAGTCATTTTACGAGATGAAGCAAGGGTGCTTACAGTAGGCGTAGAAGTGAAGGAAGCATATGGTTTAGAAAGACCAGTTTTCGTTAGCGTACCAGCTGTTGTGGGCGCTGAGGGAGTCAGAGAATTACTGGAGTTAAATCTATCCGATGACGAACAAAAAGAATTAAAGCGAATTACAACAAAAACTACCGAGAAATTGGGGTTACTGCATAATAAGGGAGGAATTAGTTAA
- the typA gene encoding translational GTPase TypA, protein MNLRNDIRNVAIIAHVDHGKTTLVDQLLRQSGTFRDNETVAERAMDNNDLERERGITILAKNTAIKYEDTRVNIMDTPGHADFGGEVERIMKMVDGVLLVVDAYEGTMPQTRFVLKKALEQNLTPIVVVNKIDRDFARPEEVVDEVLELFIELGANDDQLEFPVVYASAINGTSSFESDPAEQKETMKPLLDTIIEHIPAPVDNSDEPLQFQVSLLDYNDYVGRIGIGRVFRGTMHVGQTVALIKLDGTVKQFRVTKMFGFFGLKRDEIKEAKAGDLVALAGMEDIFVGETVTPFDHQEALPLLRIDEPTLQMTFVTNNSPFAGREGKHVTSRKIEERLLAELQTDVSLRVEPTASPDAWVVSGRGELHLSILIETMRREGYELQVSKPEVIIREIDGVKCEPVEDVQIDTPEEFMGSVIESISQRKGEMKNMINDGNGQVRLQFMVPARGLIGYTTDFLSMTRGYGIINHTFDSYQPIQKGRVGGRSRGVLVSMETGKSTTYGTMQVEDRGTIFVEPGTDIYEGMIVGENNREGDIAVNIVKAKQMTNIRSANKDQTNVIKKPRHLSLEESLEFLNEDEYCEVTPESIRLRKKILNKNEREKAAKRSKTAE, encoded by the coding sequence TTGAATTTAAGAAACGATATTCGTAATGTAGCAATTATTGCCCACGTTGACCATGGTAAAACTACACTAGTAGACCAATTACTACGCCAATCAGGTACTTTCCGCGACAATGAAACAGTTGCAGAACGTGCAATGGACAACAATGATTTAGAAAGAGAACGCGGTATTACAATTTTAGCGAAAAATACAGCAATTAAGTATGAAGATACACGCGTAAACATCATGGATACACCTGGACACGCCGATTTTGGTGGAGAAGTAGAACGTATCATGAAAATGGTTGATGGTGTTCTTTTAGTAGTGGACGCGTATGAAGGTACTATGCCTCAAACACGTTTTGTACTAAAAAAAGCACTAGAACAAAACCTAACTCCAATCGTAGTAGTAAACAAAATTGACCGTGACTTTGCTCGCCCAGAAGAAGTTGTTGATGAAGTACTAGAATTATTCATCGAACTAGGTGCGAACGACGATCAATTAGAATTCCCAGTTGTTTATGCTTCTGCAATTAACGGAACTTCAAGCTTTGAATCCGACCCAGCAGAACAAAAAGAAACAATGAAACCACTTTTAGACACTATTATTGAACATATTCCAGCTCCAGTTGATAACAGCGACGAGCCATTACAATTCCAAGTTTCATTACTTGATTATAATGACTATGTTGGTCGTATTGGTATTGGCCGCGTTTTCCGTGGAACAATGCACGTAGGACAAACAGTTGCCTTAATTAAACTAGACGGCACAGTAAAACAATTCCGTGTAACGAAAATGTTCGGTTTCTTCGGACTAAAACGTGACGAAATTAAAGAAGCAAAAGCGGGTGACTTAGTAGCACTTGCAGGAATGGAAGACATCTTCGTCGGTGAAACAGTAACACCATTTGACCACCAAGAAGCACTTCCACTTTTACGTATTGATGAGCCAACCTTGCAAATGACTTTTGTAACAAATAACAGTCCTTTCGCAGGCCGTGAAGGTAAACACGTAACAAGCCGTAAAATTGAAGAACGCTTACTTGCAGAACTTCAAACGGATGTATCTTTACGCGTTGAACCAACAGCTTCTCCAGACGCATGGGTAGTATCTGGTCGTGGTGAGCTTCACTTGTCTATCTTAATTGAAACGATGCGTCGTGAAGGTTATGAGTTACAAGTTTCTAAACCAGAAGTAATCATCCGTGAAATCGATGGCGTGAAATGTGAACCAGTAGAAGACGTTCAAATTGATACTCCAGAAGAATTCATGGGTTCAGTTATTGAATCTATCAGCCAACGTAAAGGCGAAATGAAAAACATGATTAACGACGGCAATGGCCAAGTTCGTTTACAATTCATGGTTCCAGCTCGTGGATTAATCGGTTATACAACTGATTTCCTTTCAATGACACGTGGTTATGGTATTATCAACCATACATTCGATAGCTACCAACCAATCCAAAAAGGTCGCGTTGGTGGACGTAGCCGTGGTGTTCTTGTATCCATGGAAACAGGTAAATCTACTACTTACGGAACAATGCAAGTAGAAGATCGTGGTACTATTTTTGTAGAACCAGGAACTGATATTTACGAAGGTATGATCGTTGGAGAAAACAACCGTGAAGGCGATATCGCTGTAAACATTGTAAAAGCAAAACAAATGACTAACATTCGTTCTGCTAACAAAGACCAAACCAACGTTATCAAAAAACCTCGTCACTTATCATTAGAAGAATCATTAGAATTCCTAAACGAAGATGAATACTGTGAAGTTACACCAGAATCCATCCGTTTACGTAAAAAAATTCTAAACAAAAACGAACGTGAAAAAGCAGCAAAACGTTCAAAAACTGCTGAATAA
- a CDS encoding YktB family protein, which yields MTFKGFSKKDFKTMQISGLDARMAGIQNDIQPKFKAVGEELTTYLSAKLGDEMFLHIARHQRRSVNPPESTWLAICHDKRGYKKHPHFQVGLFDNYLFIWLAFIYENEESTKIANRFLKEKKLLADLPDTFAISPDHTEEKTYPVHGGQLDATLKRFRDVKKGEFLVGKIYLPDDNHLSPGKDFIKEAEMVLDELIPLYKAALQ from the coding sequence ATGACTTTTAAAGGATTTAGTAAGAAAGATTTTAAAACAATGCAAATTTCTGGTCTGGACGCACGTATGGCTGGAATTCAAAATGATATTCAGCCGAAATTTAAAGCAGTTGGGGAAGAATTAACTACTTATTTAAGTGCCAAACTTGGCGATGAAATGTTTTTACATATTGCTCGTCACCAAAGACGTTCGGTTAACCCACCTGAAAGCACATGGCTTGCGATTTGCCACGATAAACGCGGTTATAAAAAGCACCCTCATTTTCAAGTAGGACTTTTTGATAATTATTTATTCATCTGGCTCGCTTTTATTTATGAAAATGAAGAAAGCACAAAAATCGCCAATCGCTTTTTGAAAGAAAAGAAACTACTTGCTGATTTACCTGATACATTTGCGATTTCGCCAGACCATACGGAAGAGAAAACATACCCGGTGCACGGCGGTCAACTTGACGCAACGCTTAAACGTTTCCGTGATGTAAAAAAAGGTGAATTTTTGGTTGGAAAAATTTATCTACCTGACGATAACCATTTATCCCCTGGAAAAGACTTCATCAAAGAGGCTGAAATGGTACTTGATGAGCTTATTCCGCTTTATAAGGCTGCTCTTCAATAA
- a CDS encoding YlaI family protein, giving the protein MNAKCILCERVDELDNREFKTKQLRNKPIRMYLCPECEHRVAIKTISRVNSGHFNFHKPVVMSNSELKNLIESTEK; this is encoded by the coding sequence TTGAATGCAAAATGTATCTTATGCGAGCGTGTAGACGAACTAGACAATCGTGAATTTAAAACAAAGCAATTACGTAATAAACCAATTAGAATGTATTTATGTCCTGAATGTGAACATCGTGTAGCTATTAAAACTATCAGTCGCGTGAATTCTGGTCATTTTAATTTCCATAAACCAGTTGTAATGTCGAATAGTGAGTTAAAGAATTTAATAGAAAGTACGGAGAAATAA
- a CDS encoding YlaN family protein: MANKKIDHREEAIELLKQDAKRILQLIKVQMDNLTLPQCPAYEEVLDTQMYGLSREINFATRLGLIEPEEGKKLISTLEKELSALHELSMSKK; encoded by the coding sequence ATGGCAAATAAAAAGATAGATCACAGAGAAGAGGCAATTGAGCTTTTAAAACAAGACGCAAAACGAATCTTACAGTTGATTAAAGTTCAAATGGATAATTTAACATTACCGCAATGTCCAGCATATGAAGAAGTTCTTGATACACAGATGTATGGCTTATCCCGTGAAATTAATTTTGCAACCCGCCTAGGACTAATTGAACCGGAAGAAGGAAAAAAATTAATTTCCACACTGGAGAAAGAATTATCCGCGCTACATGAACTTTCCATGAGCAAAAAATAA
- a CDS encoding DUF5068 domain-containing protein → MKKRIIILAVLVVLLIGGVVIGVYANGNTAKDNEDKKTTAKKATSTPKDTNKTVDTEKKDTVKDSVTDDKGVVTKGSSDIEKNAPTKSSGNSTESNKNTPSTPAFSLSTSGFKTSNVASVLGGTVTTTYLSSSPSFQKIFQNLTIDVNQYKVEHVVGANKSVSASNPESYLANKNGYVITLDISIKNTSSKDKMYKADQITLVGANEFVGGSLDNFVPSNFHLIGSKSDPNNFAAGKTARGLLTFTMTEAVYNDLAADSKLGVPNPDKFDSTVSEAKAGDDVVVSFPVK, encoded by the coding sequence ATGAAAAAACGGATAATTATTCTTGCAGTATTAGTGGTACTTCTTATCGGTGGCGTTGTAATTGGAGTTTATGCAAATGGAAACACCGCAAAAGATAATGAAGATAAAAAAACAACAGCAAAAAAAGCCACATCTACACCAAAAGATACAAACAAAACAGTTGATACTGAGAAAAAAGATACAGTAAAAGACTCTGTAACAGATGATAAAGGTGTAGTAACTAAAGGTAGCTCAGATATTGAAAAAAATGCACCGACAAAAAGCAGTGGTAATTCAACAGAATCAAATAAAAACACTCCTTCAACACCAGCGTTTTCTCTATCTACCAGTGGATTTAAAACATCTAATGTAGCATCTGTACTTGGCGGAACAGTGACAACAACTTATTTGTCCAGTAGTCCGTCATTTCAAAAAATCTTTCAAAATTTAACCATTGATGTTAACCAGTACAAAGTAGAACATGTTGTTGGAGCAAACAAATCAGTAAGTGCGAGCAATCCAGAAAGTTATTTAGCAAATAAAAATGGTTACGTTATTACATTAGATATTTCTATCAAAAACACATCTTCGAAAGATAAAATGTATAAAGCCGATCAAATTACCCTTGTAGGAGCAAATGAATTTGTAGGAGGAAGTTTAGATAACTTTGTACCTTCTAATTTCCATCTTATCGGAAGTAAATCTGATCCCAATAACTTCGCAGCCGGTAAAACAGCGCGTGGTCTATTAACTTTCACAATGACTGAAGCTGTCTATAATGATCTAGCAGCTGACTCGAAACTCGGTGTACCAAACCCTGATAAATTTGATTCAACTGTTTCAGAAGCAAAAGCTGGCGACGACGTTGTTGTTTCCTTTCCAGTAAAATAG
- a CDS encoding DsbA family protein, whose translation MDISQIKAEVVTPETGIHVGEKGAPVKVMSFINLRCPFCREWNEKSKDVLTEYIQAGKIELIIKPFDKEKESLQRGNVAHRYLDYSKPEETRETINKIYSTQDEWGSLSLSEVAEYMESTLGLTEQNNKAASEKIIAEANAANVVFVPTVIVGEHIFDEHISPEELRDLLDGELAK comes from the coding sequence ATGGATATTAGTCAAATTAAAGCAGAAGTAGTAACACCAGAAACAGGGATACACGTAGGTGAAAAGGGAGCTCCAGTTAAAGTAATGTCATTTATTAACTTACGTTGCCCATTTTGTCGTGAGTGGAATGAAAAATCTAAAGACGTCCTAACTGAATATATTCAAGCAGGAAAAATCGAATTAATCATTAAACCATTTGATAAAGAAAAAGAATCTTTACAACGTGGAAATGTAGCGCATCGTTACTTGGATTATTCTAAACCAGAAGAAACACGTGAAACTATCAATAAAATCTATAGCACGCAAGACGAATGGGGTAGCCTAAGCCTTTCAGAAGTAGCTGAATATATGGAGTCTACACTAGGCCTAACAGAGCAAAACAACAAAGCTGCATCTGAAAAAATAATCGCTGAAGCAAACGCGGCAAATGTTGTTTTTGTACCGACTGTTATTGTTGGTGAACATATATTTGATGAGCACATTAGCCCTGAAGAGTTACGCGACTTACTTGACGGCGAATTAGCTAAATAA
- a CDS encoding UPF0223 family protein, with protein sequence MEYSYPLNPDWTTEEMTIVVQFLEAIERAYEKGIDTLELKEKYRAFKQVVPAKGEEKRIGIDFEKASGYSAYKVMQLVKNATTSKIKMQP encoded by the coding sequence ATGGAATATAGTTATCCACTAAATCCAGACTGGACAACCGAAGAAATGACGATTGTTGTACAATTTTTAGAAGCTATCGAACGAGCATATGAAAAAGGTATTGATACACTTGAACTCAAAGAAAAATACCGAGCATTTAAACAAGTAGTACCTGCAAAAGGAGAAGAAAAACGGATTGGCATAGACTTTGAAAAAGCAAGTGGATATTCAGCCTATAAAGTCATGCAACTCGTAAAAAACGCAACAACAAGCAAAATAAAAATGCAACCATAA
- a CDS encoding inositol monophosphatase family protein, with protein MDSEKIDYLARLWIMEAAAKIKQSFKETLDIDIKSGRNDLVTNMDKETEAFFVKQIKDHFPNHRLFGEEGMSDDVTDLNGIVWILDPIDGTLNFVEQQRDFAISLAIYQDGVGHLAYIYDVTRDELYFAEKGKGATVNGKQIPKIDKDMDLQDALLIANLSVTRKFPTMWEAVKVSRGLRLHGAASLEYMDVATGRAGAYLSANLAPWDIAAGKIIVEELGGIVTRIDGSKINMLEKGSSIVATPKIHQTLLDNYLP; from the coding sequence ATGGACAGCGAAAAAATAGATTATTTAGCAAGGTTATGGATTATGGAAGCAGCAGCAAAAATCAAACAATCTTTTAAAGAAACATTAGACATTGATATAAAGTCTGGCCGAAATGATTTAGTGACAAACATGGATAAAGAAACAGAAGCTTTTTTTGTCAAACAAATCAAAGACCATTTTCCAAACCATCGCTTATTTGGCGAAGAAGGTATGTCAGATGATGTGACCGATTTAAATGGAATTGTTTGGATTCTTGATCCAATCGACGGCACACTTAATTTTGTGGAGCAACAACGAGATTTTGCCATTTCACTTGCAATTTATCAAGATGGAGTAGGGCACTTGGCTTATATTTATGATGTTACTCGTGATGAACTATACTTCGCGGAAAAAGGAAAAGGCGCAACAGTAAATGGCAAACAAATTCCTAAAATCGATAAAGACATGGATTTGCAAGATGCACTACTAATTGCCAACCTAAGTGTGACAAGAAAATTTCCAACTATGTGGGAAGCCGTAAAAGTCTCAAGAGGGCTACGACTTCACGGAGCAGCTTCACTTGAATATATGGACGTTGCAACCGGGCGAGCAGGGGCATATCTTTCAGCTAATTTAGCTCCGTGGGATATTGCTGCTGGAAAAATTATCGTGGAAGAATTAGGGGGAATTGTCACCCGAATTGACGGCTCAAAAATCAATATGCTGGAAAAAGGAAGTTCCATCGTTGCAACACCAAAAATTCATCAAACCCTATTAGACAACTACCTGCCTTAA
- a CDS encoding FtsW/RodA/SpoVE family cell cycle protein has translation MLKRILKSYDYAFIAVFIVLCLFGIIMIYSASWSLAIGKDLPADYYYARQVKNFIISFIFFVLFALIPFKFYQNNKVLMLIVFGSIGVLLLIFLVGKTVNNANSWLVVGPRSLQPGEFAKLAVIIYMSAIYAKKQSYIDDFNRGVLPPIFFLAFVCFLIAIQPDTGTAFIIFLVGCCIIIASGMRLRTIMKLIGIGVGVIVALTLILFALPDKVRTEIVSPTKVARITTFMNPFEYADKEGHQLINSFYAIGSGGVSGQGLGESVQKLGYLPEAHTDFIIAVVAEELGVFGVMFIILALFFIIFKTISTGLRAKDPFASLMCYGIASLIAIQAFINLGGASGLIPLTGVTLPFISYGGSSLMVLSMMLGIVANISMFNKYHRLYSADGSKKEVPKKQKRR, from the coding sequence ATGTTAAAACGAATTTTAAAATCATATGATTATGCATTTATTGCTGTTTTTATAGTGCTTTGTTTATTTGGAATTATAATGATTTATAGTGCAAGCTGGTCTCTAGCTATTGGTAAAGATTTACCTGCTGACTACTATTATGCACGCCAAGTAAAAAACTTTATAATTAGTTTTATTTTCTTTGTTCTTTTTGCGCTTATCCCTTTTAAGTTTTATCAAAACAATAAAGTTCTTATGTTAATTGTATTTGGCTCAATCGGTGTTTTGTTACTGATTTTCTTAGTTGGGAAGACGGTGAATAATGCGAATAGTTGGCTAGTAGTTGGACCACGTTCACTTCAACCCGGGGAATTTGCAAAATTAGCTGTCATTATTTATATGTCTGCAATTTATGCGAAAAAGCAAAGTTACATTGATGACTTTAACCGCGGTGTTTTGCCACCAATATTCTTCCTTGCTTTTGTTTGTTTCTTGATTGCGATTCAACCGGATACAGGTACTGCGTTTATTATTTTCCTTGTTGGTTGTTGTATTATTATTGCTTCTGGGATGAGACTTCGAACAATTATGAAACTAATTGGAATTGGAGTCGGGGTCATTGTCGCCCTTACACTAATTTTGTTCGCTTTACCAGATAAAGTCAGAACGGAAATCGTATCACCAACAAAAGTAGCGCGGATTACGACCTTTATGAATCCGTTTGAATACGCAGATAAAGAAGGACATCAACTAATTAATTCCTTTTATGCAATAGGTTCAGGTGGTGTTTCTGGGCAAGGTCTCGGCGAAAGTGTTCAGAAGCTAGGCTATTTACCTGAAGCGCATACCGATTTTATTATTGCTGTAGTTGCAGAAGAATTAGGTGTGTTTGGCGTAATGTTCATTATTTTAGCGCTGTTTTTCATTATTTTTAAAACGATTTCTACCGGACTCAGGGCGAAAGATCCTTTTGCTTCATTAATGTGCTACGGGATTGCAAGTTTGATTGCTATTCAAGCATTTATTAATTTAGGCGGTGCAAGTGGACTTATCCCGCTAACTGGGGTAACACTTCCATTTATCAGTTACGGTGGTTCTTCATTAATGGTTCTTTCCATGATGCTTGGAATTGTAGCAAATATTTCGATGTTTAATAAATATCACCGTTTGTATAGTGCAGATGGTTCTAAAAAAGAAGTTCCCAAAAAGCAAAAAAGACGATAG